A single genomic interval of Acidobacteriota bacterium harbors:
- a CDS encoding HAMP domain-containing histidine kinase codes for MSDQYDPSNLVNLLRTLQAEETSLIFQLVADRLAHDTGSILHALAGTASLLEENPAGDQRLLVVGVRRESQRLERAIVRLLEFLRGLDAAPTRFRPADVLASLVQATQPYLHAQGVQLTLGRLGRRAVLVGRPELFMELVWKFVSECTAWADSTDARPRPEVRICWTDTAGGGHLRFHTRKVRIPDEFRMLIAKSPRCRDILLQSFPTPWLIMAALIDRFQGRLRLLRRPPADWTVTLIFKGAPPHDE; via the coding sequence ATGTCCGATCAATACGATCCCTCGAATCTCGTGAATCTTCTGCGGACCCTTCAGGCGGAAGAGACCAGCCTGATCTTCCAGCTCGTGGCGGACCGCCTGGCCCACGACACCGGCAGCATCCTGCACGCGCTCGCCGGTACCGCCAGCCTGCTGGAGGAGAATCCGGCGGGAGACCAGCGATTGCTGGTCGTGGGTGTGCGTCGGGAAAGCCAGCGGCTGGAGCGCGCCATCGTGCGGCTGTTGGAATTTCTGCGCGGCCTCGATGCGGCACCGACGCGTTTTCGCCCTGCCGATGTGCTGGCATCGCTGGTGCAGGCAACGCAGCCTTATCTGCACGCGCAGGGTGTGCAACTGACTCTGGGCCGGCTCGGTCGGCGGGCGGTTCTCGTGGGACGCCCCGAGCTGTTCATGGAACTGGTCTGGAAGTTCGTGTCGGAGTGCACCGCCTGGGCCGACTCCACCGACGCGCGGCCCCGGCCGGAGGTCCGGATATGCTGGACCGACACCGCCGGCGGCGGCCACCTCCGGTTTCACACCCGCAAGGTGCGGATCCCCGACGAATTCCGGATGCTGATCGCCAAGTCACCGCGCTGTCGCGACATCCTGCTGCAATCGTTTCCAACACCGTGGCTGATCATGGCCGCCCTGATTGACCGGTTCCAAGGCCGCCTGCGCCTGCTGCGCCGGCCGCCGGCCGATTGGACCGTGACCCTGATCTTCAAAGGAGCTCCGCCGCACGATGAGTAA
- a CDS encoding sigma-54-dependent Fis family transcriptional regulator translates to MSNTFAILVVDDDEASRVMMIEALRRSGYQLRGADSAEAALALLARAPVDLVVTDVRMGGMSGIELVRKITERYPEILVIVVTAFGNSAVTIDAIRSGAFDFISKPFHPDRLRQVVANAVEKRGLLREAETLEPVDTLKSHANQLIGQSGRMIDVFKLIGRVANTESTVLICGESGTGKELVARAIHENSFRREKPFLAINCGALPETLLESELFGYERGAFTGADKTHIGIFEAVHGGTCLLDEIGEMPLAVQPKLLRVLQDGEIRRVGSTREIQVDVRILAATNRQLDTLAAKGLFREDLFYRLNVVRLELPPLRDRSGDIPLLTDHFLNRYMIRNRRKGLSFSHDARQALETYHWPGNVRELENVVESAATLSPTSVIGPDSLPLKVRTAGFEDSFIERQVPAAASGQIIPLAEVERLYILRVLRQVNGNKSMAARLLGLDRKTLRLKLKQYGYDGSEDEKE, encoded by the coding sequence ATGAGTAACACGTTCGCCATCCTGGTGGTTGATGATGATGAGGCCTCCCGCGTCATGATGATCGAGGCCTTGCGTCGCTCCGGCTACCAGCTCCGCGGCGCCGACAGTGCCGAAGCGGCGCTGGCCCTGCTGGCGCGCGCTCCGGTGGACCTGGTCGTCACCGACGTGCGCATGGGCGGCATGAGCGGGATCGAACTGGTCCGGAAGATCACCGAACGCTATCCGGAAATCCTCGTGATCGTCGTGACCGCCTTCGGCAACAGCGCCGTCACCATCGATGCCATCCGCTCCGGGGCGTTTGATTTCATCTCCAAGCCGTTTCACCCTGACCGGCTGCGGCAGGTGGTCGCCAATGCCGTCGAGAAGCGGGGGCTTCTCCGCGAGGCGGAAACCCTGGAACCGGTGGATACACTCAAGAGCCACGCCAACCAACTCATCGGACAATCCGGCCGCATGATCGATGTATTCAAGCTCATCGGCCGCGTGGCCAACACCGAGAGCACCGTCCTGATCTGCGGCGAGAGCGGCACCGGCAAGGAGCTCGTCGCCCGGGCCATCCATGAAAACTCCTTCCGCCGCGAAAAACCCTTTCTGGCTATCAACTGCGGCGCGCTGCCCGAAACGCTGCTGGAGAGCGAGCTGTTCGGCTATGAGCGCGGCGCGTTCACCGGCGCCGACAAGACACACATCGGCATCTTCGAGGCGGTCCACGGCGGGACCTGCCTGCTGGACGAGATCGGGGAGATGCCTCTGGCCGTCCAGCCCAAACTGCTGCGGGTCCTGCAGGACGGCGAGATCCGACGGGTGGGTTCGACCCGCGAAATCCAGGTGGACGTCCGGATCCTGGCCGCCACCAACCGCCAGTTGGACACGCTGGCGGCCAAGGGCCTGTTCCGCGAGGATCTGTTTTACCGGCTCAACGTCGTCCGGCTCGAGCTGCCGCCCCTGCGCGATCGCAGCGGCGACATTCCGCTGCTGACGGACCATTTTCTGAACCGCTACATGATCCGCAACCGCCGCAAAGGGCTCTCGTTCAGCCACGACGCCCGGCAGGCACTGGAGACGTATCACTGGCCCGGCAACGTGCGCGAGCTGGAGAACGTCGTCGAGTCGGCGGCGACGCTCTCACCCACCAGTGTCATCGGACCGGACAGCCTGCCGCTTAAGGTCCGGACGGCCGGCTTTGAAGACTCTTTCATCGAACGGCAGGTCCCGGCCGCCGCATCCGGCCAGATCATCCCGCTGGCCGAAGTGGAGCGGCTTTACATCCTGCGGGTGCT
- the buk gene encoding butyrate kinase, translated as MKILTINPGGVSTKVALYEGRTLLWTEDIQHAEAELKGFTSVLGQFEFRLGVVRAKLAEKGVEPGQLAACVGRGGLFKPLHAGTYRVDAAMLDDIRQGRTKADHPSNLGALLAEAIASPSGIPAFIVDPVSVDEFDHEARLTGLPGLERRSLVHALNVRATAFKAAEKLGRRLADLNLVVAHLGSGFSICPIRAGRIIDVNNANDGGPFSPQRTGTLPVTQLVELAYSGKYPTAKALNDALTKKSGLLAHLGTHDLREVERRIDAGDATAERVLRAMTYQIVKEVGAMSAALDGHVDAILVTGGLAHSKRLSGELQRRLEWIAPVEVFAGENELESLAMGAWRVLSGQEQPSVY; from the coding sequence ATGAAAATTCTGACCATCAATCCCGGTGGCGTATCCACCAAGGTCGCCCTCTATGAGGGGCGCACCCTGCTCTGGACGGAAGACATCCAGCACGCCGAGGCGGAGCTGAAGGGTTTTACCTCCGTGCTCGGCCAGTTCGAGTTCCGGCTCGGCGTGGTCCGGGCCAAACTGGCGGAGAAAGGCGTCGAACCGGGCCAGCTGGCGGCGTGCGTCGGCCGCGGCGGACTGTTCAAGCCGCTGCACGCCGGCACCTACCGCGTTGACGCCGCCATGCTTGATGACATTCGGCAAGGGCGCACGAAGGCCGATCATCCGTCGAACCTGGGCGCGCTGCTGGCCGAGGCGATCGCCTCGCCGTCGGGGATTCCGGCGTTCATCGTCGATCCCGTGTCGGTGGACGAGTTCGACCACGAAGCGCGGCTGACGGGTCTGCCCGGTCTGGAACGGCGCTCCCTCGTCCATGCCCTGAACGTGCGCGCCACCGCCTTTAAGGCCGCCGAGAAGCTGGGCCGCCGGCTGGCTGATCTGAACCTCGTGGTCGCCCATCTCGGCTCGGGCTTCAGCATCTGCCCCATCCGCGCCGGGCGGATCATCGACGTGAACAATGCCAACGACGGTGGTCCGTTCTCGCCACAGCGCACCGGCACGCTGCCGGTGACTCAACTGGTGGAGCTGGCCTACTCCGGCAAGTACCCCACGGCCAAGGCTCTGAACGACGCCCTGACCAAGAAGAGCGGCCTGCTGGCCCACCTGGGCACCCATGACCTGCGCGAAGTGGAGCGCCGGATCGACGCCGGCGACGCAACCGCCGAGCGGGTGCTGAGAGCCATGACTTATCAAATCGTGAAGGAAGTGGGCGCCATGAGCGCGGCGCTGGACGGCCACGTGGATGCCATTCTGGTCACCGGCGGCCTGGCTCATTCCAAGCGCCTGTCGGGCGAGCTGCAGCGGCGCCTGGAATGGATCGCCCCGGTGGAGGTGTTCGCCGGCGAGAACGAACTGGAATCGCTGGCCATGGGCGCCTGGCGGGTGTTGAGCGGTCAGGAGCAGCCGTCCGTTTACTAA
- the dnaK gene encoding molecular chaperone DnaK produces MGKIIGIDLGTTNSVVSVMEGGNPVVIQNSEGSRLTPSVIAFTKDNERLVGQIAKRQAITNPANTVFSIKRFMGRKFSEVGQETKLVPYAVTAGQNGDARVDINGKLYSPPEISAMILQKLRQAAEDYLGEKITDAVITVPAYFNDSQRQATKEAGQIAGLNVRRIINEPTAAALAYGLDKKKDQTIAVFDFGGGTFDISILEVGEGVVEVKSTNGDTHLGGDNIDQRIMEWLITEFKRDQGIDLSSDKMALQRLKEAAEKAKIELSSMQETDINLPFITADAAGPKHLNLKLSRSKLEQMIADILERTLAPCRQALADAGMKPSDIHEVVLVGGSIRIPKVQQMVQEFFGKEPCKGVNPDEVVAVGAAIQGGVLGGEVKDVLLLDVTPLSLGIETLGSVFTRLIERNTTIPTRKSEIFTTAADGQDSVEIHILQGERAMATDNKSLGKFHLVGIPPAPRGIPQIEVTFDIDANGILNVSARDKATGKEQKITITSSSGLAKDEIEQMVRNAQSFEADDKRRREQAELRNQVDSLTYSLDKLVRENSAKIDGTLVSQAQELVKESRDKLGSQDPAGLEPLRDRLNSLTQQIATQLYQQASAGAGPAGSPGSGAGPGAGPGGGPSAGPQAGPTDGKNGRDDVVDAEYSEIN; encoded by the coding sequence ATGGGAAAAATCATCGGCATAGATTTAGGCACAACCAATTCGGTGGTCAGCGTGATGGAAGGCGGCAATCCCGTGGTCATTCAAAACTCGGAAGGCAGCCGCCTGACGCCCTCGGTCATCGCATTCACCAAGGACAATGAACGCCTGGTAGGGCAGATCGCCAAGCGCCAGGCCATCACCAATCCGGCTAACACGGTCTTTTCCATCAAGCGGTTCATGGGCCGCAAATTCAGCGAGGTGGGCCAAGAGACCAAGCTGGTGCCGTACGCGGTGACGGCGGGTCAGAACGGCGATGCCCGGGTGGACATCAACGGCAAGTTGTACTCGCCGCCGGAGATCTCCGCCATGATCCTGCAGAAGCTGCGCCAGGCCGCGGAGGATTATTTGGGTGAAAAAATAACCGACGCGGTGATCACCGTGCCGGCGTACTTCAACGATTCTCAGCGTCAGGCCACCAAGGAGGCCGGCCAGATCGCGGGACTCAACGTCCGCCGGATCATCAATGAGCCGACGGCCGCCGCCCTGGCTTATGGACTCGACAAGAAGAAGGACCAGACCATCGCTGTCTTCGACTTCGGTGGCGGCACGTTCGACATCAGCATTCTCGAGGTGGGCGAGGGCGTGGTCGAGGTCAAGTCGACCAACGGCGACACCCATCTGGGCGGGGACAACATCGACCAGCGGATCATGGAGTGGCTCATCACCGAGTTCAAGCGCGACCAGGGCATCGACCTGTCCAGTGACAAGATGGCGCTGCAGCGGCTTAAGGAGGCCGCCGAGAAAGCGAAGATCGAACTCTCCTCGATGCAGGAGACGGACATCAACCTGCCGTTCATCACCGCCGACGCGGCGGGCCCCAAGCACCTCAACCTGAAGCTGAGCCGCTCGAAGCTGGAGCAGATGATCGCCGACATTCTGGAGCGCACCCTGGCCCCCTGCCGTCAGGCGCTGGCCGACGCCGGGATGAAGCCGTCCGACATTCACGAAGTGGTGTTGGTGGGCGGATCCATCCGGATCCCCAAGGTGCAGCAGATGGTCCAGGAGTTCTTCGGCAAGGAACCGTGCAAGGGCGTCAATCCCGACGAGGTCGTCGCGGTGGGCGCGGCCATCCAGGGCGGCGTGCTGGGCGGCGAAGTCAAGGACGTGCTCCTGCTCGACGTGACCCCGCTGTCGCTGGGCATCGAGACTTTGGGCAGCGTGTTCACCCGGCTGATCGAGCGCAACACCACCATCCCCACCCGGAAATCCGAGATCTTCACCACCGCCGCTGACGGTCAGGATTCGGTGGAGATCCACATCCTGCAAGGCGAGCGGGCCATGGCTACGGACAACAAGAGCCTGGGCAAGTTCCACCTGGTGGGCATCCCGCCGGCGCCCCGCGGCATCCCCCAGATCGAGGTCACGTTTGATATCGACGCCAACGGGATCCTCAACGTATCCGCCCGTGACAAAGCCACGGGCAAGGAGCAGAAGATCACCATCACCTCGTCCAGTGGGCTGGCCAAGGATGAGATCGAGCAGATGGTCCGCAACGCCCAGTCTTTCGAGGCGGACGACAAGCGCCGCCGGGAGCAGGCCGAACTCCGCAACCAGGTGGACAGTCTGACCTACAGCCTCGACAAGCTGGTCCGGGAAAACAGCGCCAAGATCGACGGCACCCTGGTCAGCCAGGCTCAGGAGCTGGTGAAGGAGTCCCGCGACAAACTGGGTAGCCAGGATCCGGCGGGTCTGGAGCCGCTGCGCGACCGGCTCAACAGCCTGACGCAGCAAATCGCCACGCAACTCTATCAACAGGCCTCGGCGGGCGCGGGACCCGCGGGCAGTCCCGGCTCCGGCGCTGGCCCCGGAGCCGGTCCCGGCGGGGGTCCGTCGGCCGGGCCGCAGGCGGGCCCTACCGACGGCAAGAACGGCCGCGATGATGTGGTCGATGCCGAGTATTCGGAAATCAACTGA